A genomic stretch from Aminobacter aminovorans includes:
- a CDS encoding inverse autotransporter beta domain-containing protein: MHSRWALSASLLAICAVSSAHAEDLLAKRWGPWVETGGQFGKGRSLGEMNLFVPLLQNSDTLVFTDLRGKFDNNDSVEGNFGLGIRHMLPSGWNLGAYGYYDIRRSPYGNTFHQLTLGAEALGEVFDLRANAYLPVGETERRMDLGATATVGPWSSQAVLTGTSLAIQHQAVQTTTTSYRVEKALAGADAEIGIRLPVFEPDSGFDMRAFVGGYYFGGSDVEAIAGPRARLEFTAADFVDLPGVKLTAGLTFQYDDVRGDQWITQARLRIPLQAASSAEREPLSYMERRMTDTVVRDVDIVSNTRNGARSRNDTLTSTEDAVNTWNGKTITSVVRIDGTTQDQAALQAALDSVGAQGIVLLNGNLAATGAISLNDKQLLVGGGTVLKLKGATSGVDVDYAAAGSAGRISGAATDTLVRMATDSAMRGISVENTSSNANSWAISGASGASLRDVAVVSATNGVRVDGTANFTLQGGSITAATGSAIAITNSTGVSIGGATIVQNGASGIGIVVDNVAGRIEGNTITTNGNGNGYDDAHSLARPAHGLSVSNSGGLTIANNSITTNGEQANGIDVAGSAGIAISGNTITTTTT, from the coding sequence ATGCATTCGAGATGGGCTCTTTCCGCGTCCTTGTTGGCGATCTGCGCCGTTTCATCAGCTCACGCGGAAGACCTCCTGGCCAAGCGCTGGGGGCCATGGGTCGAAACTGGCGGGCAGTTCGGCAAGGGCCGTTCACTCGGTGAGATGAACCTGTTCGTTCCGCTGCTCCAGAACAGCGACACGCTTGTCTTCACCGATCTGCGCGGCAAGTTCGACAACAACGATTCCGTTGAAGGCAATTTCGGGCTTGGCATCAGGCACATGCTGCCGTCCGGCTGGAACCTGGGAGCCTATGGCTATTACGACATCCGCCGCTCGCCCTATGGCAACACGTTTCACCAGCTGACGCTCGGCGCTGAGGCCCTGGGCGAGGTCTTCGACCTGCGCGCCAACGCCTACCTGCCGGTCGGCGAGACCGAGCGGCGAATGGACCTCGGCGCGACCGCGACAGTTGGTCCCTGGAGCAGCCAGGCGGTCCTGACCGGCACGTCGCTGGCGATCCAACACCAGGCGGTGCAGACGACAACCACCAGCTACAGGGTCGAGAAGGCGCTGGCGGGCGCCGACGCCGAGATCGGCATCAGGCTGCCGGTGTTCGAGCCGGATTCGGGCTTCGACATGCGCGCCTTTGTCGGCGGCTATTATTTCGGCGGCTCCGACGTGGAGGCGATTGCCGGCCCACGCGCGCGGCTCGAATTCACCGCCGCAGACTTCGTCGATCTTCCCGGCGTGAAGCTGACCGCCGGGCTGACCTTCCAGTATGACGACGTCCGCGGCGATCAATGGATCACCCAGGCGCGGCTGCGTATTCCCCTGCAAGCTGCTTCATCCGCCGAACGCGAGCCGCTGTCCTACATGGAGCGGCGCATGACGGATACCGTGGTGCGAGATGTCGACATCGTGTCGAACACCCGCAACGGGGCCAGGTCGAGGAACGATACGCTCACCTCCACCGAAGACGCTGTGAACACGTGGAACGGCAAGACCATCACATCGGTCGTGCGGATCGACGGGACGACGCAGGACCAGGCCGCCCTCCAGGCCGCGCTCGACAGCGTCGGGGCCCAAGGCATCGTGCTCTTGAACGGCAACCTCGCTGCGACGGGCGCCATTTCCCTCAACGACAAGCAGTTGCTCGTCGGCGGCGGCACCGTCCTCAAGCTCAAGGGCGCGACAAGCGGTGTTGATGTCGACTATGCTGCAGCGGGCAGTGCGGGCCGCATTTCCGGTGCGGCCACCGACACCCTGGTCAGGATGGCCACGGACAGCGCGATGCGCGGGATCTCCGTCGAGAACACCTCGTCGAATGCCAACTCCTGGGCCATATCAGGTGCCAGCGGCGCCAGCCTGCGCGACGTTGCCGTCGTTTCGGCTACCAACGGGGTTAGGGTCGACGGCACAGCGAACTTCACCCTTCAGGGCGGCAGCATCACTGCCGCCACAGGCAGCGCCATCGCCATCACCAACAGCACCGGGGTCAGCATCGGCGGCGCCACCATCGTCCAGAATGGCGCCAGCGGCATCGGTATCGTCGTCGACAATGTCGCAGGCCGTATCGAGGGCAACACCATCACCACCAATGGCAATGGCAACGGCTATGACGATGCCCATTCGTTGGCGCGCCCGGCCCATGGCCTGTCGGTCAGCAACAGCGGCGGCCTGACCATCGCCAACAACTCCATCACCACCAATGGTGAGCAGGCCAACGGCATCGACGTAGCCGGTAGCGCCGGTATTGCAATTTCCGGCAACACCATCACCACAACAACTACATGA
- a CDS encoding right-handed parallel beta-helix repeat-containing protein, protein MSRGIHLRESNGALISANTIATNTTDDRNWSYLTIAFGLITDRSSNLTISDNVISTRMRGGNGVYLRYGGDNVVSGNAVTTHGTSAHAISSVRSSSNIVSGNVLTATNVGSSYGVYLGILSHNGVVENNVVTAASGTGVLVNTSSGVVVRDNRLVGRGNSGVFTTEFDTVITGNTP, encoded by the coding sequence ATGAGCCGTGGCATCCACTTGCGCGAGAGCAATGGGGCACTCATTTCCGCCAACACCATCGCAACCAACACGACCGATGACAGGAACTGGTCGTATCTGACGATCGCGTTTGGCCTCATCACCGACAGAAGCAGCAACCTGACTATCAGCGACAACGTGATCTCGACCCGCATGCGTGGCGGAAATGGCGTTTATCTGCGTTACGGTGGCGACAATGTCGTTTCCGGCAACGCGGTAACGACCCACGGAACGAGCGCCCACGCCATCTCTTCTGTGCGCTCAAGCTCCAACATCGTCAGCGGCAACGTCCTGACAGCCACCAATGTTGGCAGTTCATACGGCGTCTACCTTGGCATCCTGAGCCACAACGGGGTTGTGGAGAACAATGTAGTCACCGCAGCGAGTGGAACCGGAGTTCTGGTCAACACCTCTTCCGGCGTGGTGGTACGCGACAATCGCCTCGTCGGGCGAGGCAACAGCGGTGTTTTCACAACGGAATTCGACACTGTCATCACCGGAAACACGCCGTAG
- a CDS encoding universal stress protein — translation MYSHTLVATDGSILSQKGVEHALKLAKSVGSKATIVI, via the coding sequence ATGTACAGCCACACTCTTGTTGCGACCGATGGATCGATCCTCTCACAAAAGGGTGTCGAGCACGCCCTCAAGCTGGCCAAGAGCGTCGGAAGCAAGGCCACTATCGTCATTTGA
- a CDS encoding right-handed parallel beta-helix repeat-containing protein: MHSRWALSASLLAICSASSAHAEDILAKRWGPWVETGGQFSKGRSLGEMNLFVPVLQNSDTLVFTDLRGKFDNNDSVEGNFGLGIRHMLPSGWNLGAYGYYDVRRSAYGNIFHQVTLGAEALSEVFDLRANAYLPVGETERRMDLGATATVGPWSSQAVLTGTSLAIQHQAVQTTTTSYRVEKALAGADAEIGIRLPVFEPDSGFDMRAFVGGYYFGGSDVEAIAGPRARLEFTAADFVDLPGVKLTAGLTFQYDDVRGDQWITQARLRIPLQAASSAGREPLSYMERRMTDTVVRDVDIVSTTRNGTRSRNDTLTSSEDAVNAWNGKTITSVVRIDGTTQDQTALQAALDSVGADGIVLLNGNLAATGGVSLNDKQLLVGGGTVLKLKGATSGVAVDYAAAGSAGRISGAATDTLVRMATDSAMRGISVENTSSNANSWAISGASGASLRDVAVVSAANGVRVDGTANFTLQGGSITAATGSAIAITHSTGVSIGGATIVQNGASGIGIVADNVAGRIEGNTITTNGNGSGYNDAHSLARPAHGLSVSNSGGLTIANNVITINGELANGINVTGSAGIAISGNRVTTNNYMSRGIRLVDSGGATIAGNTVATNTTNDTYLSLYTAAFGIMTEGSDNLTVSGNSVTTRARGATGILLRYGANSTISGNTVTTNGENATAVAVVGSASNTVSGNTLTTTNPNNSHGVSIGFNSHNGLVENNTVTSAGPHGVYVWSSGVAVRDNRLVGRGNSGVLTTAGDTIVTGNTP; this comes from the coding sequence ATGCATTCGAGATGGGCCCTTTCGGCGTCGCTTTTGGCGATCTGTTCCGCGTCATCAGCCCACGCGGAAGACATCCTGGCCAAGCGCTGGGGCCCATGGGTCGAAACCGGCGGGCAGTTCAGCAAGGGCCGTTCACTCGGTGAGATGAACCTGTTCGTTCCGGTGCTCCAGAACAGCGACACGCTCGTCTTCACCGATCTGCGCGGCAAGTTCGACAACAACGATTCCGTTGAAGGCAATTTCGGGCTTGGCATCAGGCACATGCTGCCGTCCGGCTGGAACCTCGGTGCCTATGGCTACTATGACGTCCGCCGTTCGGCCTATGGCAACATTTTCCATCAAGTGACGCTCGGCGCTGAAGCTCTGAGCGAGGTCTTCGACCTGCGCGCCAACGCCTACCTGCCGGTCGGCGAGACCGAGCGGCGAATGGACCTCGGCGCGACCGCGACAGTTGGTCCCTGGAGCAGCCAGGCGGTCCTGACCGGCACGTCGCTGGCGATCCAACACCAGGCGGTGCAGACGACAACCACCAGCTACAGGGTCGAGAAGGCGCTGGCGGGCGCCGACGCCGAGATCGGCATCAGGCTGCCGGTGTTCGAGCCGGATTCGGGCTTCGACATGCGCGCCTTTGTCGGCGGCTATTATTTCGGCGGCTCCGACGTGGAGGCGATTGCCGGCCCACGCGCGCGGCTCGAATTCACCGCCGCAGACTTCGTCGATCTTCCCGGCGTGAAGCTGACCGCCGGGCTGACCTTCCAGTATGACGACGTCCGCGGCGATCAATGGATCACCCAGGCGCGGCTGCGTATTCCCCTGCAAGCTGCTTCATCCGCCGGGCGCGAGCCGCTGTCCTACATGGAACGGCGCATGACCGACACGGTGGTGCGCGACGTCGATATCGTCTCGACCACCCGCAACGGAACCAGGTCGAGGAACGATACGCTCACCTCGTCCGAAGATGCGGTCAACGCGTGGAACGGCAAGACCATCACCTCGGTCGTGCGGATCGACGGCACGACCCAGGATCAGACCGCCCTCCAGGCCGCGCTCGACAGCGTCGGTGCCGACGGCATCGTTCTGTTGAACGGCAACCTTGCTGCGACAGGCGGAGTTTCCCTCAACGACAAGCAGTTGCTCGTCGGCGGCGGCACCGTCCTCAAGCTCAAGGGCGCGACAAGCGGTGTTGCTGTCGACTATGCTGCAGCGGGCAGTGCGGGCCGCATTTCCGGTGCGGCCACCGACACCCTGGTCAGGATGGCCACGGACAGCGCCATGCGCGGGATCTCCGTCGAGAACACCTCGTCGAATGCCAACTCCTGGGCCATATCAGGTGCCAGCGGCGCCAGCCTGCGCGACGTTGCCGTCGTTTCGGCTGCCAACGGGGTGAGGGTCGACGGCACAGCGAACTTCACCCTTCAGGGCGGCAGCATCACTGCCGCCACAGGCAGCGCCATCGCCATCACCCACAGCACCGGGGTCAGCATCGGCGGCGCCACTATCGTCCAGAATGGCGCCAGCGGCATCGGCATCGTCGCCGATAATGTCGCAGGCCGTATCGAGGGCAACACCATCACCACCAATGGCAATGGCAGCGGCTACAACGACGCCCATTCGTTGGCGCGTCCGGCCCATGGCCTGTCGGTCAGCAACAGCGGCGGCCTGACGATCGCCAACAACGTCATCACCATCAATGGCGAACTGGCCAACGGCATCAACGTCACCGGTAGCGCCGGTATCGCAATTTCCGGCAACAGGGTGACCACCAACAATTACATGAGCCGCGGGATACGCCTTGTCGACAGCGGCGGCGCCACCATTGCCGGCAACACCGTGGCCACCAACACAACGAACGATACCTACCTGTCGCTCTACACGGCGGCCTTCGGCATCATGACCGAAGGAAGCGACAACCTGACGGTGAGCGGCAATTCTGTGACGACGCGCGCGCGCGGCGCTACCGGCATCCTTCTGCGCTACGGCGCCAACAGCACCATATCAGGAAACACAGTGACGACTAACGGCGAGAACGCAACGGCCGTCGCCGTGGTGGGGTCAGCCTCCAACACTGTCAGCGGCAACACCCTGACGACCACGAACCCGAACAATTCGCATGGTGTGTCCATAGGCTTCAACAGCCACAACGGGTTGGTGGAAAACAACACCGTGACTTCAGCTGGTCCGCATGGCGTTTATGTCTGGTCCTCCGGCGTGGCCGTACGCGACAATCGCCTCGTCGGGCGAGGCAACAGCGGTGTTCTGACAACGGCAGGCGACACCATCGTCACTGGAAACACGCCGTAA
- a CDS encoding universal stress protein: MYSHILVATDGSIISQKGVEHGLKLAKSVGSKTTIVIVTKPFPLLGTTVTGWVAGDNDIRRYDASQKEFAETILGSAKQVADEIGIAPDLVQVTADSAAEAIVEKAQKLGCDLIVMASHGRRGVGRLLLGSQTAKVVQYADTPVLVVR, from the coding sequence ATGTACAGCCACATTCTTGTTGCGACCGATGGATCGATCATCTCACAAAAGGGTGTCGAGCACGGCCTCAAGCTGGCCAAGAGCGTCGGAAGCAAGACCACTATTGTCATCGTGACAAAGCCGTTCCCGCTGCTGGGCACGACGGTGACGGGCTGGGTCGCAGGGGACAACGACATTCGCCGCTATGACGCCAGCCAGAAGGAGTTTGCCGAGACGATCCTGGGGTCGGCCAAACAAGTCGCCGACGAAATCGGCATCGCCCCTGACCTTGTTCAGGTTACGGCCGATTCTGCCGCGGAAGCCATCGTGGAGAAGGCTCAGAAGCTTGGATGCGACCTGATCGTGATGGCCTCTCATGGCCGTCGTGGGGTCGGCCGTCTGCTCCTGGGTAGCCAGACGGCCAAAGTTGTCCAATACGCCGATACGCCGGTCCTTGTCGTTCGCTAG